The genomic DNA TCATCACGGTCTCCACGGAGTCGGTGATGACCTCACGGGAGACCAGCGAGTAGTGCATTCCCTCGTGGCCCATCGAGATCCCGTCCGAGACGGAGATGGTGCCGAATTCCAGGGGGAAGCCACCGGCCTCGTGGACGCCTTCCTTGGCGGCCGAACCGAGACGCTGCAGCGACATGTTGCAGGGGGTGATCTCATTCCACGAGGTTGCGATCGCGACCTGCGGCTTCACCCAGTCATCGTCGCCCATGCCGACGGCGCGCAGCATGCCGCGTGCGGCGGTGGCCTCGAGGCCGTCCGTGACATCGCGAGAACGGGGTTTGATGTCGGGAGTGGTGTTGTCTGTATCGATGCTCATGCAGGCATGCTACGCCCGATTTCAGCATCCGCACGCCGGACTCTCGCATGGTGGAACCTCTTCTGGGAACCATGCGAGAGTCCGACTGCGAGGCGGTGGTCAGGCCCTGCTTAGATCAGATTTGCGTGACCTAATGACGGCACGTCAGCCCTGTTCGAAAGCCTCAGTGCTGCGGTGGAACATCAGGCCTTGATGAGATTGACCGGCTGCTCGCCGTCGTTGATCCGCCTGACCTGCTCGGCGAGGATCTTCACGACCCGGGGCTCGAACGCCGAGGTGTCGCCTCCGACATGGGGTGTGATGAGAGTGTTCGGGGTGCCCCACAGCGCGTGGTTGCGCGGCAGCGGCTCCGGGTCGGTGACGTCGAGGGCGGCATGGAGCCGACCCGTGGCGAGCTCCGCCACAAGCGCGTCCGTGTCGACGACCTTGCCGCGCGCGACATTGACGATCAGCGCGTTGTCGGGAAGCAGGCTGAGGAACTTCTCATCGACGAGGCGGTGGGTGCCCTCGTTGAGGGGAGTGATGAGCACGGCCACCTCGGTGTGGGGCAGAAGCTCCGGCAGCTCGTCGACGCCGTGGATCTTCCCGCGTTCGTCCTCACGTGCGGTCGAGGCGACTCGGGTGAGCTGGACTTCGAAGGGGTCGAAGCGGTCGGCGATGGCCGAGCCGATCTCGCCGACGCCGATGATCATCACCCGCCGGTCCTGCAGCGAGCGGTGGCGCTGGTGCTCCCATACCCGCGAGACCTGCGAGCGCACGGCGTCGTCGATTCCGCGCAGGCTGGCCAGGGTCAGTGCCAGGGCGAGCTCGGCGGTGCCTCCGGTGTGCACGCCGGAGGCGGTCGCCACCTGGATTCCGCGTTCGGGCAGGTGGGCGACGGGGTCGAATCCGGTCGTCTGCGTGATGACGAGGCGCAGGTTCGGCAGCTCGTCGAGCAGCTCGATCGTCGGCCCGGAATCCATGTACGGCAGGACGACGACGTCGACATCGTCCCGGCTGAGCTTGGCCGACCGTTCGGCATCGGAGAAGACGACGAGGTCGACGTTGGCGCGCTGGTGAGCGGGGATCCGAGCGATCACTCGGTTGCGGAGCTCGGAGTTCGGGAAGGCGATTGTGGTGATGGACATGCCCTCATTGTGGCACGCACCCCTGCCCGGTGCCGAGGGCTTCGTCACTCTGAGATGACGGGCCTCGTCGCTCGGGCAGAGCCCGCCTCGTCACTCGGGCAGCGCTTTCCCGATCCGCGTGAACACGGCCTCGAGCACCTCGAGTTCGGCATCGCTGACATGGTCGAAGAAGATCTCGTCGACGTAGCTCTTGTGCTGGGCCCCGGCGGACAGGAATGCCCGCGCCCCCGCCTCGGTCAGCGCGACATTGTGGGCACGCCCGTCATCGCGACACTGGGTCTTCGTCACCAGCCCCGCGTCGACGAGGACCTTGATCCGATAGTTCAGCCGCGACGGCGAGAAGACGAGCTTCTTCGCCAGTGCGCTCATCGTCAGCGTCCGCTCCGGCGCTTCCCACAGCAGGAGCAGAGTGTTGTAGTCGCTGACATCGAGCCCCGCATCGTCCTTGAGCTGGACCTCGAGGGCCTGACGGAGACGCTGCGAAGTCTCGAAATAGGTCCGCCACGCATTCTGCGCCAGCGTCTCCCTTCCGAGCCCGAATCTGATCTCCGTCATCTCAGCCCTCGAGCAGCTGCGCGAAGGGAGTGACGTTCGCCGGGTCGAATTCGTCGACGATTCCGCGATTCGCCGAGGAGGTGCCCCGGGTCGCGCCCGCCCCTGCACCTGCGTGCGAATCGGGGTCGGCCACCTCGGCGAGGTCGTCATTTCCGGCCCCGATGATCGTTGCAGTCAGGGGCACGAGCTCCTCCCCCGCCTGACGGATCCGGGCGGTCAGCGCGCGGCCGCCTTCGACGGTTCCCCAGTCGTCGGTCGCGGCGAACACCGTGGTGGGCACGACGATGCCCTTGAGGTAGGACAGCATCGGCCGCAGCACCGCGTCCCCGGCCAGCGAATGGCGGGCGGTTCCGCCGGTGGAGGCGATGAGCACGGGTTTGCGGCTCAGCGCCTTGTCGTCGACGAGCTGCCAGAACAGGGTGTGCAGGCCGACGGGGGCGGCCTTGTACACCGGTGCGACGGTGACGATCGCATCGGCGGCGGCGATGGTCGCGAAGGCCTGCTCCAACGCTTCGGACCGGAACCCGGTCAGGGTCATATCGGTCAGCGCGGTGGCGAGGCTGCGGACGTTGATGACGTCCGTGGTCACGTCGATGCTCACCGACTCCCCCGCCGAGGCGGCCTGACCGAGGACCCGGTTCGTGAGCTTGAGCGTGGTCGAGTCCTCGCTCAGCGAGGTGGTCACGGCCACGATGGTCATCGTGTTCGCGCTCATGAGCGGACGGCTCCTTCCGGTGTCGTATTCTGGGCGTTGTTCTGGGCCGCTTCGGCAGCGCGTGCCTGGCGGTCCTCGAAGGCACGCGATCCTTCTCCGCCGCCGGGGATCGGATCCCGGCCTTCGCGGTGGCGGATGACGAGGGACCCGTGCGTCGGGGCATCGGGGACGTCGGCCGGGCGGCCCTTCGCGAACTCCTCGCGGAGAACGGGGATGACCTCTTCGCCGAGGAGGTCGAGCTGCTCGAGCACCGTCTTCTGCGGCAGTCCCGCATGGTCGATGAGGAAGAGCTGACGCTGGTAGTCTCCGGCCCAGTCGCGGAAGCTCAGGGTGCGCTCGATGACCTGCTGGGGTGACCCGACGGTCAGCGGAGTCTGCGTCGAGAAGTCCTCGAGGCTGGGCCCGTGGCCGTAGACAGGGGCGTTGTCGAAGTAGGGACGGAACTCGCGGACGGCGTCCTGGGAGTTCTTGCGCATGAATACCTGACCGCCGAGGCCGACGATCGCCTGGCTGGCCGTTCCGTGGCCGTAATACTCATAGCGCTGACGGTAGAGCTGAATCATCCGCGCGGTGTGCGAGGTCGGCCAGAAGATGTTGTTGTGGAAGAACCCGTCGCCGTAGTAGGCGGCCTGTTCGGCGACCTCGGGGCTGCGGATCGATCCGTGCCAGACGAACGGCGGCACTTCGTCCAGCGGGGTCGGGGTGACGGTGAAGCCGCCCAGCGGAGTGCGGAACTTGCCTTCCCAGTCGAGGTTCTTCTCACGCCACAGACGGTAGAGCAGGTTGTAGTTCTCGACCGCCAGCGGGATGCCGGCACGGATGTCCTTGCCGAACCACGGGTAGACGGGACCGGTGTTGCCGCGGCCCATGATCAGGCTGATGCGGCCGTCGGAGAGGTGCTGCGCATACGAGTAGTCCTCGGCGATGCGCACGGGATCGGTCGTGGTGATGAGCGTCGTCGCCGTGGAGAGTTCGAGTGTCTGCGTCTGCGCTGCGATATTGGCCAGCAGGATCGGCGGATTCGCCGGCGCCACGAAGGGCGGGTTGTGGTGCTGACCGGTGGCGAAGACGTCGAGTCCGACTTCCTCGGCCTTCTTGGCGATCTCGACGGTGTTCTTGATCCGCTGGTGTTCGCTGACTGTGGTGCCGTCGGTCGGGTCGGTGGTGACATCGCCGATTGTGAAGATTCCGAATTCCATGGCGCCTCCTGCGTCTGGGCTCCTGCGGTTCTCGCGGCCGCCCTGCCGATTGGACTAGCTTCAATTTTGAAGTAACTAGTTGAAATCTTAACAGAAGCGGTCGCGAAAGTATTCCCGGCCCCTGAGCGGGCGTCCGAACGGCTCGAGCACGCTATCGCCGCAAGCAGCCGATTGTTGGGTCGATCCACGGCGGTTTCGCCGCTCAGAACAGCGTGGATCGACCCAACAATGCACGAAAAGCGGCTCCCGCCCGAAGGCAGTAGCCGCTTTCAGTCCGACTGCAGGAGTCGACTCAGATCCAGAGGGCCGGGTCCTCGAGGACGAAGTCCGGGTGCGTCGTCGACGACTCGGCGCCCACCTTCGCCGAGGCGGCGCCCTCCTTCTTCTTCGAGCGCACGGTTGCGGGGATGCCCACGGCGCTCGAGTCGGCCGGCACGTCCTTGACGACGACGGCGTTGGCTCCGACCGCGGAGTTGTCGCCGACGACGACCGGACCGAGGATCTTCGCCCCGGCTCCGACGAGCACGTGATTGCCGATCGTCGGGTGGCGCTTCGTCTGCGCCATCGAGGTACCGCCGAGGGTCACCTGATGGTAAAGCATGACATCGTCCCCGACTTCCGAGGTCTCCCCGATCACGACTCCGTTGGCGTGGTCGATGAAGAAGCGACGCCCGATCCTGGCCCCCGGGTGGATCTCCACCCCGGTCAGCGTCCGCACGAGCTGGGACATCAGTCGCGCCGGAACCTTTCCAACGTCATGCTGCCACAGCCGGTGGAGTCCGCGGTGCGCCCAGATGGCATGCATCCCCGGGTAGGAGACCAGGGAGACGAAATCATTGCGCGCCGCCGGATCGCGTCGCTTCACCGTCTCGAGGTCTTCTCTCAGCGTCTCGCGCACACCGGGTCGGCTCAGTCCATAGGCGGCCGCCCCCACAGCCGCCGTGGCCGCTGCCCACAGTGCCTTCATCATTGACTCCCTTGCTCAGTCGTCTCGTTCTGTCTCGTGCAAGTCGGATCCGGTCGGAAGAATTCCCGCAGCGGTCCGACATCGGACTCTGCAGACAGCGAGGGCGCCAAACCGAAGTCTGACGCCCTCGTGCCGCTGACATGGAGTCAGTCCATGTACTCGGCAAACAGCGGAGTCGACAGATAGCGCTCGCCGTAGCTGGGAATGATGACGACGACGCGCTTGCCGGCGTTCTCCGGTCGAGACGCGACCTTCTCGGCAGCGAAGAGTGCAGCACCGGATGAGATGCCGACGAGCAGGCCCTCTTCGAGAGCGACGGCGCGAGCCCGCTCGAAGGCGTCGTCGTTGTCGACATCGACGACTTCGTCGTAGATATCGGTATTGAGCACCTTCGGCACGAAGTTCGCGCCGAGGCCCTGGATCGCGTGCGGTCCGGCCGTGCCTTCGGTCAGCAGCGGCGAAGCGGCGGGCTCGACGGCGATGATCTTCACATCCGGGTTGGCCTCGCGCAGCGCGGCTCCCGCACCGGTGATGGTTCCGCCCGTGCCGATGCCGGAGACGAAGATGTCGACCTTGCCGTCGGTGTCGGCGAGGATCTCGGGACCAGTGGTGGCCTTGTGGATCTCGGCGTTGGCCTGGTTCTCGAACTGGCGCACGAGGACGGCGCCGTCGGAAGCAAGCTCTTCAGCCTTAGCCACTGCACCCTTCATGCCTTCAGCCTTGTCGGTGAGGACGAGTTCGGCTCCGAATGCGCGCAGCAGAGCGCGACGTTCCTTCGACATCGACTCGGGCATCGTCAGCTTGACCTTGTAGCCTCGGGAGGTGCCGACCATGGCCAGCGCAATGCCGGTATTGCCCGAAGTCGCCTCGACGATGGTCCCGCCGGGCTTGAGTTCGCCGGATTTCTCGGCGGCGTCGATCATCGCCACGCCGATGCGGTCCTTGACGGAGTTGCCGGGGTTCGAGGATTCGAGCTTCGCCACAATCTCGGCGCCCGACCGGTCACTGGCCTTGTTGATGCGGACCAGCGGCGTGCGGCCGACGAGTTCGGAGACATTGTTGAAGATGGTCAAAGTAAGTCCTTTCACGATTCTTTGTGCACCGCCGTCGGCGGCCACTCGCCGTTCGGCGTACGTGCACCTGAACGGGTGGAGCGACAGCTTGCATCTCGTGGTCCGAGACGGCTTGCCCTCATCATAACCACGCCGACCCTGAACGTGTTCCCAGATATGTTGCTCAACAATCTGTGTTCGCTGGGGGCGAAACTTTATGACGGCTCCTATCACATACCGAAGATAGCCGCATATCCATCCACCTGATCGAGTGCGGGATACGATCAACCGCTGAGCAATCGGTGGACACGATCACCGAGGCGGCCCTTCCCCGAGATCGCTCCCAAGCGCTGCGATCGGGAGGAGTCTGAGACGGTCTCAGGTGACCGATACGATTATCCTCATGGCTATTCATCCCATCGTCGTCTACGGCGAGCCCGTTCTGCATCGTCGTGCCGAGAAGATCACCGAGTTCGACGAGGACCTTGCCGAACTCGTCGCAGACATGCACGAGACGCTCGACGCCAGCAACGGTGTCGGACTGGCCGCACCGCAGATCGGTGTCGGCAAGTCCATCTTCGTGTTCAACGCCGACGATGACTATGGTGTGCGTCGTCGCGGCACCTTCGTCAATCCCGTGCTCATTGCCTCGAAGGTTCCCGACACCCGTCCCGATCCCGACGATGAGACCGAAGGATGCCTGTCGGTTCCGAGTCTCGATTTCCCCCTCAAACGTGCCGACAGGGTCACCGTCAACGGCTTCGATGAGAAAGGCGAACCGGTGACCCTGAGCGCTGACGGGTGGTTCGCCCGCATAATGCAGCACGAATACGACCACCTGCAGGGCACCCTCTACGTCGACCGCCTCGACAAGCGGTGGTCGAAGAAGTGGAAGAAGGCCCAGGAGGCTCACGGCTATGATCAGCCGGGCCTGTCATGGATGCCGGGAGTCGACCCCGACCCCTTCGGTCACTGAGCCGGGAGCGGGCGGGCCGACGAGCTGAGACACGTCGGCGAACCGGGATCGGTCGACCATTGAGCCAAGGCCGAGCTCAGGCTTCGAGCTCGTCCACGGACTTCTGCGCCGCAGCCAGGCGGGAGTCGAAGTCGTCGAAGTCATCGGCGGTCTGGTCGAGTTCGGCGACGAGCCCGGAGATGATCGACGACTGCGAATCCGCATCGATGCGCAGCTCCCTGAACTGCCAATCGGCGGAATCATCAGCCGCGGTGCGAGACAGCACGTCGAGCACCCGATCACCGAGCTCGCGGGAGCGTTCGGAGTTGTGCAGCAGCATCAGCTGCTGATCGAGTTCGAGGAGGCGCTCGTAGTATTCGTGCATCGACTCCACGCGGCGGGCCATCGACGAGAAGGCAACGGCCAGCTTCGACAGATAGGTCTCCACCGACTTCGCGGTTCCCGCATCGCGGATGCCTTCGATCTCCTCACGCAGGCTGACGAGTTCCTGCAGCCGCACTCCGATGGAGGCCACAGCATGGTCGAGGTCGACGCGGGAGACGTGATCTTTGAGTATCGGGTGGGTCCACGCGCGGGTGCGCACGATCTTGCGAGCGATTGTGACAGCGAGATGGAACAGACGCTGCTCGTCGGTGTCCCGGCCTTCCTTGCGCCCAGGCAGATAGCCGAGACTGGCCGGAGTCACCCACTGGGCACCCGAGACCTTGCGCCGATTCGTGCGGCTCAGACGCTTCGGATCACGCAGGTATTTGGGGCCCGTGACCGCGGCGAAGATTCCGGTGCCCAGCGCCGTGGCCGCACCCATTCCGCCGAAGGTCAGTGCGGCATCGGCGAAACCCGAGACCAGAGCCAGTCCCCCGGGCGCCGCGAATCCCGCGGTCACGGCGGTACCGGCGGCAGTGCCGCCCTTGAACAGGACGCTGGAGCGGAAGAAGTTCCGGCTCATCCCACCGGTGAGCAAGATCGCGCTCGGGGCTCCGGCCGTGTAGCGGTATCCGCGGGCACTCCAGGCTCGCAGCACCGCCTCGTTGACGCTGTCGGGCACGAGCACCCGATAGATCGGCGCGGACTTCCCGCATTCGCTCTTCCACAGCGATTTCCACTCAGACACCGCTTCACCTCCACGCGTGTGGGTCACGCACTCGGCCCTGTCCCTTCGGACCATCGGTTGCGGGGAATGCGAACAGCCACACCCTCCGCTGTGTTCGGGAGACCGGTCGGTTCCCTTGGACGCACAGTCTAGAGGGTGTGGCTGGATCAATCCTGAGTCCTGCTCGGCACCATCAGGCGCCGGCGTCGACCAGGATCGGAGTCGAACCTGGACTCAGACGCCCAACTTGGCGAGGATGAGGTCCTTGGCCTTTCCGGCATCGGCCTGTCCGCGGGTGGCCTTCATGATCGGGCCCATGAGCGCGCCGATGGCCTGCATCTTTCCGCCCTTGATCTTCTCGACCACATCGGGGTTGGCCGCGATGGCCTCCTCGACGGCGACCTCGAGTGCACCGGTGTCCTCGACGATTTCGAGGTCGCGGGCCTTCATCACCTCGGCGGGCTCGCCTTCGCCGGCTGAGACTCCGGTGAGCACATCCTTGGCCAGCTTGTCGTTGAGCTTGCCCTCGTTGATGAGCTCGACGAGTCCTGCCACCTGGGCAGGTGTGACGATCTCGGTGGGGTGCTTGTCCTCCTGGTTGGCCAGGCGGGCGACCTCACCGGTCCACCACTTGCGTGCCGCGGCCGGCTTCGCACCGGCGGTGACGGTGTCCTCGATGGCTTCGAGCAGTCCGGCGTTGACGATGTCGCGCATCTCCAGGTCGGAGAACTTCCATTCCCCGAGGAGGCGGCGGCGCTTCTGCGCCGGCAGCTCGGGCAGGCTCGCCCGCAGCTGATCGACCCATTCGCGGGACGGCTGCAGCGGGACGAGGTCCGGCTCGGGGAAGTAGCGGTAGTCGTCGGCGTCGGACTTCGGACGCCCCGAGGAGGTCTCCCCGGTCTCCTCGTGGAAGTGACGGGTCTCCTGGACAACCTTCTCCCCCGCTTCGAGGAGAGTCGCCTGGCGGGCGATCTCGAAGCGCACTGCGCGTTCGATCGAGCGGAAGGAGTTGACGTTCTTCGTCTCCGTGCGGGTGCCCAGCGGTGCCTCGGGGTTCTCCCGCAGGGACACGTTGACGTCGGCGCGGACGTTGCCCTGTTCCATGCGGGCCTCGGAGACGTCAAGGGCGCGGAAGATGTCCCTCAGGGTCCGCACATAGGCGGCGGCCACCTCGGCGGCCCGTTCCCCTGTCCCGGTGATCGGGTGGGTGACGATCTCCACGAGCGGCACACCGGCTCGGTTGTAGTCGACGAGGGAATGGTCGGCACCCTGGATGCGGCCGGTGGCGCCTCCCACGTGGGTGTTCTTGCCGGCGTCTTCCTCCATATGGGCGCGCTCGACGGGGACGGTCACGATGGTGCCGTCTTCGAGCTCGACCTCGACCTGGCCTTCGGCCGCGATGGGCTCATCGGACTGGCTGGTCTGGAAATCCTTGGGCACGTCCGGGTAGAAGTAGTTCTTGCGGGCGAACCGACAGGTTTCGGCGATCTCGCAGCCGAGGGCCAGACCGATCTTGATCGCGTACTCCACGCCCTTCTCGTTGACCACGGGCAGGGAGCCGGGCAGGCCGAGCGAGGTGGGGGTCACGTTCGTGTTCGGTCCCCCGCCGAAGGTGTTGGGGGCGGCGTCGAACATCTTGGTCGCGGTGCCGAGTTCGACGTGGACCTCGATGCCGATGACCGGATCGTATTTCTTGATCGCGTCTTCGTATTTCACTTGGCGTTCAGTCCTTCCGCGAGAGTGTCGAGCACACGTCGCGCGATTCGAGTGCGGCTTCCAAGGGTCCGGCCACCTCGTAGAGTTTGATGTCCTCACGGGCCGGAGCCAGGATCTGGAAGCCGACGGGCAGACCATCGGCCAGGCCTGCAGGCAGGGACAGTCCGGGAATGCCGGCGAGGTTCGCCGGGATCGTCGCCACGTCGCCGAGGTAGAGGGCCATCGGGTCGGCGGCCTTCTCCGCACCGAACTTCAGCGCGGTCGTCGGGGTCGTCGGGGACACGAGGACGTCGCAGGCGGCGAAGGCCTTGGCGAAGTCGTTCTGGACCAGGGTGCGGATCTTCTGCGCCGAACCGTAGTAGGCGTCGTAGTAGCCGGCCGACAGAGCGTAGGTGCCGAGGATGATGCGGCGTTTGACCTCCGATCCGAAGCCTGCAGCACGAGTGGCCGACATGACGGTCTCGGCGGTGACGGGACCGGATTCCGGTTCCACGCGCAAGCCGTAGCGCATGCCGTCGTAGCGGGCGAGGTTCGAAGACACCTCGGAGGGCATGATGAGGTAGTAGGCGTCGAGGGCGTAGGAGATCGACGGGCAGTCGACCTCGACGATCTCGGCTCCGGCAGCGGCAGCGGTTTCCAGCGCCGCGGTGAACGCGGTGCGGACGCCGTCCTGGTAGCCTTCACCGGCCAGCTGCTTGATGACGCCGAGCTTCTTGCCCTTGAGTTCGCTGGTCTGGGCGGCATTCAGGAATCCGCCGACCTCGTCGGGCAGCGACGTGGAGTCGAGCGGATCGTGTCCGGCCAGCAGTTCGTGCAGGGCTGCGGCGTCGGCGACGCTGCGGCCCATAGGTCCGACCTGGTCGAGGCTCGAGGCCATCGCGATGATGCCGAAGCGCGAGATCGAACCGTAGGTCGGCTTGACGCCGACGGTGCCGGTGAACGCGGCGGGCTGGCGGACGGAGCCGCCGGTGTCGGTGCCCACGGACAGCGGGGCCTGGAATCCGGCCAGCGCTGCGGCCGCGCCTCCGGAGGATCCGCCGGGCACGTGGTCGAGGTTCCACGGGTTGCGGGTGTTGCCGAAGGCCGAGTGCTCGGTCGTCGAACCCATGGCGAATTCGTCGAGGTTGGTCTTGCCGAGCACCGGCAGTCCGGCGGCCTTGACTTTGTTGTGCACCGTCGATTCGTAGGGCGGAACCCAGTTCTCGAGCATCTTCGACCCGGCGGTCGTAGGCGTGCCTTCGGTGACGACGAGGTCCTTCAGGGCCACGGGCACACCGGCCAGCGTGTGGAGGTCCTCACCGGCGGAGCGCTTGGCGTCGACGGCTTTCGCGCTCTCCAGGGCAAGTTCGTCGGTGACGGTGATGAAGGAGTTGAAGTCATCCTCGGTGGCAGAGATGCGGTCGAGGTGCGCCTGCGTGACGTCGACGGAGGAGAACTCGCCGGATTTCAGTCCTGCGGCGAGTTCGAGGGCGGACTTGTTCGTCAGTTCGGTCATCTCACTCCTCCCCGAGGATCTGCGGAACGAGGAACTTGTCGTCCTCGGCGGCCGGAGCCGAGGCCAGAGCCTGTTCGCTGGAGAGCGTCTCGCCCACGACGTCGGGGCGCATGACGTTCGTCAGCGGGATGGGATGGCTGGTTGCGGGCACATCGTCGCCGGCCACTTCGTTGACCCTGGCGACGTTTCCCAGAATTGTGCTCAGATCACCGGCGAGCGATTTCAGCTCATCTTCGCTCATGGCGATCCGAGACAGTG from Brevibacterium sp. JSBI002 includes the following:
- a CDS encoding 2-hydroxyacid dehydrogenase, with protein sequence MSITTIAFPNSELRNRVIARIPAHQRANVDLVVFSDAERSAKLSRDDVDVVVLPYMDSGPTIELLDELPNLRLVITQTTGFDPVAHLPERGIQVATASGVHTGGTAELALALTLASLRGIDDAVRSQVSRVWEHQRHRSLQDRRVMIIGVGEIGSAIADRFDPFEVQLTRVASTAREDERGKIHGVDELPELLPHTEVAVLITPLNEGTHRLVDEKFLSLLPDNALIVNVARGKVVDTDALVAELATGRLHAALDVTDPEPLPRNHALWGTPNTLITPHVGGDTSAFEPRVVKILAEQVRRINDGEQPVNLIKA
- the epsC gene encoding serine O-acetyltransferase EpsC → MKALWAAATAAVGAAAYGLSRPGVRETLREDLETVKRRDPAARNDFVSLVSYPGMHAIWAHRGLHRLWQHDVGKVPARLMSQLVRTLTGVEIHPGARIGRRFFIDHANGVVIGETSEVGDDVMLYHQVTLGGTSMAQTKRHPTIGNHVLVGAGAKILGPVVVGDNSAVGANAVVVKDVPADSSAVGIPATVRSKKKEGAASAKVGAESSTTHPDFVLEDPALWI
- a CDS encoding MarR family winged helix-turn-helix transcriptional regulator, with protein sequence MTEIRFGLGRETLAQNAWRTYFETSQRLRQALEVQLKDDAGLDVSDYNTLLLLWEAPERTLTMSALAKKLVFSPSRLNYRIKVLVDAGLVTKTQCRDDGRAHNVALTEAGARAFLSAGAQHKSYVDEIFFDHVSDAELEVLEAVFTRIGKALPE
- the cysK gene encoding cysteine synthase A — its product is MTIFNNVSELVGRTPLVRINKASDRSGAEIVAKLESSNPGNSVKDRIGVAMIDAAEKSGELKPGGTIVEATSGNTGIALAMVGTSRGYKVKLTMPESMSKERRALLRAFGAELVLTDKAEGMKGAVAKAEELASDGAVLVRQFENQANAEIHKATTGPEILADTDGKVDIFVSGIGTGGTITGAGAALREANPDVKIIAVEPAASPLLTEGTAGPHAIQGLGANFVPKVLNTDIYDEVVDVDNDDAFERARAVALEEGLLVGISSGAALFAAEKVASRPENAGKRVVVIIPSYGERYLSTPLFAEYMD
- a CDS encoding LLM class flavin-dependent oxidoreductase; this encodes MEFGIFTIGDVTTDPTDGTTVSEHQRIKNTVEIAKKAEEVGLDVFATGQHHNPPFVAPANPPILLANIAAQTQTLELSTATTLITTTDPVRIAEDYSYAQHLSDGRISLIMGRGNTGPVYPWFGKDIRAGIPLAVENYNLLYRLWREKNLDWEGKFRTPLGGFTVTPTPLDEVPPFVWHGSIRSPEVAEQAAYYGDGFFHNNIFWPTSHTARMIQLYRQRYEYYGHGTASQAIVGLGGQVFMRKNSQDAVREFRPYFDNAPVYGHGPSLEDFSTQTPLTVGSPQQVIERTLSFRDWAGDYQRQLFLIDHAGLPQKTVLEQLDLLGEEVIPVLREEFAKGRPADVPDAPTHGSLVIRHREGRDPIPGGGEGSRAFEDRQARAAEAAQNNAQNTTPEGAVRS
- the def gene encoding peptide deformylase, whose translation is MAIHPIVVYGEPVLHRRAEKITEFDEDLAELVADMHETLDASNGVGLAAPQIGVGKSIFVFNADDDYGVRRRGTFVNPVLIASKVPDTRPDPDDETEGCLSVPSLDFPLKRADRVTVNGFDEKGEPVTLSADGWFARIMQHEYDHLQGTLYVDRLDKRWSKKWKKAQEAHGYDQPGLSWMPGVDPDPFGH
- the gatA gene encoding Asp-tRNA(Asn)/Glu-tRNA(Gln) amidotransferase subunit GatA, which encodes MTELTNKSALELAAGLKSGEFSSVDVTQAHLDRISATEDDFNSFITVTDELALESAKAVDAKRSAGEDLHTLAGVPVALKDLVVTEGTPTTAGSKMLENWVPPYESTVHNKVKAAGLPVLGKTNLDEFAMGSTTEHSAFGNTRNPWNLDHVPGGSSGGAAAALAGFQAPLSVGTDTGGSVRQPAAFTGTVGVKPTYGSISRFGIIAMASSLDQVGPMGRSVADAAALHELLAGHDPLDSTSLPDEVGGFLNAAQTSELKGKKLGVIKQLAGEGYQDGVRTAFTAALETAAAAGAEIVEVDCPSISYALDAYYLIMPSEVSSNLARYDGMRYGLRVEPESGPVTAETVMSATRAAGFGSEVKRRIILGTYALSAGYYDAYYGSAQKIRTLVQNDFAKAFAACDVLVSPTTPTTALKFGAEKAADPMALYLGDVATIPANLAGIPGLSLPAGLADGLPVGFQILAPAREDIKLYEVAGPLEAALESRDVCSTLSRKD
- the gatB gene encoding Asp-tRNA(Asn)/Glu-tRNA(Gln) amidotransferase subunit GatB, producing the protein MKYEDAIKKYDPVIGIEVHVELGTATKMFDAAPNTFGGGPNTNVTPTSLGLPGSLPVVNEKGVEYAIKIGLALGCEIAETCRFARKNYFYPDVPKDFQTSQSDEPIAAEGQVEVELEDGTIVTVPVERAHMEEDAGKNTHVGGATGRIQGADHSLVDYNRAGVPLVEIVTHPITGTGERAAEVAAAYVRTLRDIFRALDVSEARMEQGNVRADVNVSLRENPEAPLGTRTETKNVNSFRSIERAVRFEIARQATLLEAGEKVVQETRHFHEETGETSSGRPKSDADDYRYFPEPDLVPLQPSREWVDQLRASLPELPAQKRRRLLGEWKFSDLEMRDIVNAGLLEAIEDTVTAGAKPAAARKWWTGEVARLANQEDKHPTEIVTPAQVAGLVELINEGKLNDKLAKDVLTGVSAGEGEPAEVMKARDLEIVEDTGALEVAVEEAIAANPDVVEKIKGGKMQAIGALMGPIMKATRGQADAGKAKDLILAKLGV
- the gatC gene encoding Asp-tRNA(Asn)/Glu-tRNA(Gln) amidotransferase subunit GatC; its protein translation is MTESSAITPEQVEHLASLSRIAMSEDELKSLAGDLSTILGNVARVNEVAGDDVPATSHPIPLTNVMRPDVVGETLSSEQALASAPAAEDDKFLVPQILGEE
- a CDS encoding NAD(P)H-dependent oxidoreductase; the protein is MSANTMTIVAVTTSLSEDSTTLKLTNRVLGQAASAGESVSIDVTTDVINVRSLATALTDMTLTGFRSEALEQAFATIAAADAIVTVAPVYKAAPVGLHTLFWQLVDDKALSRKPVLIASTGGTARHSLAGDAVLRPMLSYLKGIVVPTTVFAATDDWGTVEGGRALTARIRQAGEELVPLTATIIGAGNDDLAEVADPDSHAGAGAGATRGTSSANRGIVDEFDPANVTPFAQLLEG